In one window of Ostrinia nubilalis chromosome 19, ilOstNubi1.1, whole genome shotgun sequence DNA:
- the LOC135081316 gene encoding uncharacterized protein LOC135081316, translating to MSIQEELRKSDYPWDGDDDLVRENNKHKQVMECIESLRDQLPILREKIKNAKVCGIDCKLKHDDLNINLDILTPAELLRTVKRFERLKTDLISTLRSKEWRLDSESKLFVRVNDQRTYLQNELLICQNNILRLQKNGPYWQNVPRKSDERVLDPKRGPIKKMFSERLPPIPTQ from the exons ATGTCGATTCAAGAAGAGTTGCGCAAGAGTGACTACCCATGGGACGGCGACGACGACCTTGTTAGAGAGAACAACAAGCACAAGCAGGTGATGGAGTGCATCGAGTCTTTGAGGGACCAGCTGCCTATACTGCGAGAGAAGATCAAGAACGCCAAAGTCTGCGGGATAG attgCAAATTAAAACACGACGATTTGAATATCAACTTGGATATTTTAACTCCT GCGGAGTTACTTCGCACAGTCAAGAGATTCGAGAGACTGAAGACTGATCTAATCAGTACACTCCGTAGTAAGGAGTGGCGTTTAGATTCAGAGTCTAAG TTGTTTGTGAGGGTGAACGACCAACGCACGTACCTCCAGAATGAGCTGCTGATATGCCAGAACAACATCTTGCGTTTGCAGAAGAACGGACCTTATTGGCA GAACGTTCCGCGAAAGAGCGACGAGCGAGTGCTGGACCCAAAGCGAGGACCTATAAAGAAGATGTTCTCGGAGCGTCTCCCGCCCATTCCCACGCAATGA
- the LOC135081317 gene encoding adhesion G protein-coupled receptor E2-like — protein sequence MQPEAMAPPPDVEEFHIKAEPKPSSVYDVNVTSNLDFSERGPCRPGYRHNRSTNTCDDIDECSIEYNQCHATQLCGNTAGAYRCSCPPGFSSLGPGQRCLDINECEQEVSGCEYACVNVAGGYACACPRQLRLHLDRHHCVPPSAYRQPFAFENLELGDYLSASFGRPPSRTRTLEFEP from the exons ATGCAGCCGGAAGCTATGGCACCACCACCAGATGTTGAAGAGTTTCACATTAAAGCAG AGCCGAAACCATCTTCCGTATACGATGTGAACGTGACCAGTAATCTGGACTTCAGCGAGCGCGGCCCGTGCCGGCCCGGGTACCGCCACAACCGGTCCACCAACACTTGTGACG ACATAGACGAATGCAGTATCGAGTACAACCAGTGTCACGCTACGCAACTGTGCGGGAATACCGCGGGCGCCTACCGCTGCTCGTGCCCGCCCGGCTTCTCCTCGCTCGGGCCGGGCCAGCGCTGCTTGG ACATCAACGAGTGCGAGCAAGAAGTGTCGGGCTGCGAGTACGCGTGCGTGAACGTGGCGGGCGGCTACGCCTGCGCCTGCCCGCGCCAGCTGCGCCTGCACCTCGACCGCCACCACTGCGTGCCGC CATCAGCGTATCGGCAGCCTTTCGCTTTCGAGAACCTCGAACTGGGGGACTATCTCAGCGCATCTTTCGGCCGGCCCCCCAGCCGAACGAGAACACTGGAATTTGAACCTTAA